In the genome of Polaribacter atrinae, one region contains:
- a CDS encoding PNGase F N-terminal domain-containing protein gives MKFKNSIKISLLVLCVNLFAQENSTKINVFNKQVLNFGGEKGTDSEAVSLMSGRLVYKKVSIPEFKKGTDVKIKITVRSNGDRWDKSGSCFVVSDPEKLSILSVTEKKNDFPKDSYIDDNYAGFVKGTNYNPVVELMRFMTPFGVGYYSDNKVKYRRPVYIPSWEKQVVWENDITDLESLVTGTFYVGVWIDTWTAEGYDFDLELTYSNRKQQKVSVLPLVNTIPYVGGQQIPDNFAHNDLEQSIHLKKKAKNVKLHYITTGHGGHSGGDEFIKIKNSVFFNNKLVLDTIPWRDDCASFRRFNPTSGVWIRKDSASYIDSKTHSYQVKEIEERIASSDLSRSNWCPGSFVKPMVVNLGDLKAGDHMLKIKIPATPVDGDKLNHWLVSAYLTYE, from the coding sequence ATGAAGTTTAAAAATAGTATAAAAATCAGTTTATTAGTGCTTTGTGTTAATTTATTTGCACAAGAAAATAGTACTAAAATTAATGTATTTAATAAACAAGTTTTAAATTTTGGCGGCGAAAAAGGTACAGACTCGGAGGCAGTAAGCCTAATGAGCGGAAGATTGGTGTATAAAAAAGTAAGCATTCCAGAGTTTAAAAAAGGAACAGACGTAAAAATAAAAATAACTGTACGCTCAAATGGAGATCGTTGGGATAAATCTGGTTCTTGCTTTGTAGTAAGTGATCCAGAAAAACTATCTATACTTTCTGTTACAGAAAAAAAGAATGATTTTCCAAAAGATTCTTATATCGATGATAATTATGCTGGTTTTGTAAAAGGAACAAATTACAATCCTGTTGTAGAACTAATGCGATTTATGACTCCTTTTGGAGTAGGGTATTATAGCGATAATAAAGTAAAATATAGAAGACCAGTATACATACCAAGTTGGGAAAAACAAGTGGTTTGGGAAAATGACATTACAGATTTAGAGAGTTTAGTAACAGGTACATTTTATGTTGGTGTTTGGATTGATACTTGGACAGCAGAAGGATATGATTTTGACTTAGAACTAACGTACTCTAATAGAAAACAGCAAAAAGTATCTGTATTGCCTTTAGTGAATACAATACCTTACGTTGGCGGACAGCAAATACCAGACAATTTTGCTCATAATGATTTAGAGCAGTCTATACATTTAAAAAAGAAAGCAAAAAATGTAAAATTACATTATATTACAACAGGTCATGGAGGGCATAGTGGTGGTGATGAATTTATCAAAATTAAGAATAGTGTGTTTTTTAACAACAAATTGGTTTTAGATACCATTCCTTGGAGAGATGATTGTGCTTCATTTAGAAGATTTAACCCTACTTCTGGCGTTTGGATTAGAAAAGATTCTGCATCTTATATAGATTCTAAAACTCATTCTTATCAAGTTAAAGAAATTGAAGAACGCATTGCTTCATCAGATTTATCTAGATCTAATTGGTGTCCAGGCTCTTTTGTAAAGCCTATGGTTGTTAATTTAGGAGATTTAAAAGCGGGAGATCACATGTTAAAAATAAAAATTCCTGCTACACCAGTAGACGGAGATAAATTAAATCATTGGTTAGTTTCCGCATATTTAACATACGAATAA
- a CDS encoding endonuclease/exonuclease/phosphatase family protein — translation MKKTVILLLVCFLFSCTSEKEAYKIMTYNIRYDNPNDGVNRWSNRKDFLSNQIVYNSPDVFGIQEGLEHQVQYLDSILVGYSYVGVGRDDGKTKGEYSAIFYQKEKFNVLNKGTFWLSETPNKISVGWDASMERICTFVLLINKYNNDQFLVFNTHFDHIGNIARVKSAKLIIDKIAEYNTGNLPVLVMGDFNLKPETAPIQLLSNAFNDAKIASESKPFGPIGTFNAFDFNKPVVDRIDYIFTSKEQVKVLKYATLSDSKDGKFPSDHLPVVITFTVHK, via the coding sequence ATGAAAAAAACGGTTATTTTACTTTTAGTCTGTTTTTTATTTTCTTGTACTTCGGAAAAAGAAGCCTATAAAATAATGACCTATAATATTAGGTATGATAACCCGAACGATGGTGTAAACAGATGGTCCAATAGAAAAGATTTTTTAAGTAATCAAATAGTGTATAATAGTCCAGACGTTTTTGGTATACAAGAAGGCTTGGAGCATCAAGTACAGTATTTAGATAGTATTTTGGTAGGTTATTCGTATGTAGGAGTTGGGCGAGATGATGGTAAAACCAAAGGTGAGTACAGTGCTATTTTTTATCAGAAAGAAAAATTTAATGTCCTAAATAAAGGTACATTTTGGTTGTCTGAAACACCAAATAAAATTTCGGTTGGTTGGGATGCTTCTATGGAGCGAATTTGTACGTTCGTTCTTTTAATTAATAAGTATAATAATGATCAGTTTTTGGTTTTTAATACGCATTTTGATCATATTGGTAACATAGCGAGAGTAAAAAGTGCTAAATTAATCATTGATAAAATAGCCGAATATAACACAGGTAATTTACCTGTTCTTGTAATGGGAGATTTTAATTTGAAACCAGAAACAGCACCCATTCAATTATTATCCAATGCCTTTAATGATGCAAAGATAGCAAGTGAATCAAAACCTTTTGGACCTATTGGTACCTTTAATGCTTTTGATTTTAACAAGCCAGTTGTAGATAGAATAGATTATATTTTTACAAGTAAAGAACAAGTTAAAGTATTAAAATATGCAACTTTAAGTGATTCTAAAGATGGTAAATTTCCGTCAGATCATTTACCTGTTGTTATAACGTTTACAGTACATAAATAA
- a CDS encoding glycoside hydrolase family 97 protein: protein MKLKKWTVLFLLILILISCSSEKILKIESPNNKIKVSVNTNKGIYYTVNFKDSVIINPSKLGYEFKNANTLSKNFIVTDYNITQSNTKWNTTWGENSVIDNNYNQLLICLQEKDGSKRKLNLYFKIYNDGIGFRYEIPKQKNIDSILIAEELTEFNFVKNHSGWYIPANFESYETLYKNANLNAIESANTPITLETKVGNFISIHEANLTNYAGMTLKKNEASSFSFKSDLVPWPDGVKVKTKTPMISPWRTIQITENAQDLVESNLILNLNEPNKIEDVSWVEPMKYIGIWWGMHLGTNTWTLGERHGATTEETKKYIDFADKHKIKGVLVEGWNTGWENWGKKDAFDFVTPYNDFNLKEVTNYATEKNISFIGHVETGGAAQSFENKLEPIFSMYQQLGVKAVKTGYAGGIQTKGQFHHGQFMINHYREVVKTAAKYKIMIDAHEPIKPTGIRRTYPNMMTREGVRGMEWNAWSSGNPPEHYTILPFTRGLAGPIDYTPGIFDILYKNAKNRVKWNDLDDGTSRVNTTLAKQLALFVVLYSPMQMASDLIENYENQPAFKFIEDVATDWESSKMINGKIGDYITIVRKDKNSDDWFLGSITDESQRELDIELSFLEENKTYIAQIYADGMNADWKTNPTEIDILKKEVTSKTNLTIKLAGGGGQAIRFTPINK from the coding sequence ATGAAATTAAAAAAATGGACTGTATTATTCTTATTAATTTTAATATTAATAAGCTGCTCTAGTGAAAAAATTTTAAAGATTGAATCTCCTAATAATAAAATTAAGGTGTCTGTAAATACGAATAAAGGCATATATTACACTGTTAATTTTAAAGATTCTGTAATTATAAACCCTTCAAAATTAGGTTACGAATTTAAAAATGCAAATACTTTATCTAAAAACTTCATAGTAACAGATTATAATATTACACAATCCAACACCAAATGGAATACAACATGGGGAGAAAACAGTGTAATAGACAATAATTACAATCAACTGTTAATTTGTCTTCAAGAAAAAGATGGTTCTAAAAGAAAATTGAATCTCTACTTTAAAATATATAATGATGGTATTGGGTTTCGTTATGAAATTCCTAAACAAAAAAATATAGACAGTATTCTTATTGCAGAAGAATTAACGGAGTTTAATTTCGTAAAGAACCATAGTGGTTGGTATATTCCTGCAAATTTTGAATCGTATGAAACACTCTATAAAAATGCAAATTTAAACGCTATAGAGTCAGCGAATACACCAATAACATTAGAAACAAAAGTGGGTAATTTTATAAGTATACACGAAGCGAACTTAACTAATTATGCAGGCATGACTTTAAAGAAAAATGAAGCAAGCTCATTTTCTTTTAAAAGTGATTTGGTACCCTGGCCAGATGGTGTTAAAGTAAAAACAAAAACACCAATGATTTCTCCTTGGCGTACCATTCAAATAACAGAGAATGCACAAGATTTAGTGGAGTCTAATTTAATTTTGAATTTAAATGAACCAAATAAAATTGAAGATGTATCTTGGGTTGAACCTATGAAATATATTGGAATTTGGTGGGGAATGCACTTGGGAACAAATACTTGGACTTTAGGCGAAAGACATGGAGCAACAACAGAAGAAACAAAAAAATACATCGATTTTGCAGATAAACATAAAATTAAAGGTGTTTTAGTTGAAGGCTGGAATACAGGTTGGGAAAATTGGGGGAAAAAGGATGCTTTCGATTTTGTAACACCTTACAACGATTTTAATTTAAAAGAAGTTACAAACTATGCTACTGAAAAAAACATTTCATTTATTGGTCATGTTGAAACTGGTGGAGCAGCACAATCTTTTGAAAATAAATTAGAACCTATTTTTTCAATGTATCAACAATTAGGTGTTAAAGCTGTAAAAACGGGTTACGCAGGGGGCATTCAAACAAAAGGTCAATTTCATCATGGGCAGTTTATGATAAATCATTACAGAGAGGTTGTTAAAACTGCTGCTAAATATAAAATTATGATTGATGCTCATGAGCCGATTAAACCCACAGGGATAAGAAGAACCTATCCCAACATGATGACTCGTGAAGGAGTAAGAGGTATGGAATGGAATGCTTGGAGTTCTGGGAATCCGCCAGAACATTATACAATTTTACCTTTTACAAGAGGACTGGCTGGACCAATCGATTATACACCTGGTATATTTGATATTTTATATAAAAACGCTAAAAATAGAGTTAAATGGAATGATTTAGACGATGGGACTTCTAGGGTAAACACAACATTAGCTAAGCAATTAGCTTTATTTGTTGTGTTGTATAGCCCAATGCAAATGGCATCCGATTTGATAGAGAATTATGAAAATCAACCTGCTTTTAAATTTATTGAAGATGTTGCTACAGATTGGGAGTCTTCAAAAATGATTAATGGAAAAATAGGAGATTACATAACCATTGTTAGAAAAGATAAAAATAGTGATGATTGGTTTTTAGGAAGCATTACAGATGAGAGCCAAAGAGAATTAGATATAGAGTTAAGTTTTCTTGAAGAGAATAAAACGTACATCGCTCAAATCTATGCCGATGGTATGAATGCCGATTGGAAAACCAATCCGACAGAAATTGATATTCTAAAAAAAGAAGTGACTTCAAAAACCAATCTTACTATAAAATTAGCTGGTGGTGGTGGACAAGCTATCCGATTTACACCAATAAATAAATAA